From Pseudomonas sp. StFLB209, a single genomic window includes:
- a CDS encoding beta-ketoacyl-ACP synthase, whose amino-acid sequence MKRVVVTGMSGITSLGSDWDSIEANFSANRSGIRRMDEWDRFSELNTRLAGPVDNFEVPAHWTRKQLRSMGRVSRLVVAASEQALSDAGLLNDPIIRDGRMGTACGSSTGSTEEIKAFGNMLLNSVADGLNANSYVRMMPHTTAANISIFFGLTGRLIPTSSACTSGSQGIGYAYEAIKFGRLPMMLAGGGEELCPTEAMVFDALYATSLKNDAPHTSPRPYDSGRDGLVIGEGAGMLVLEELEHALARGARIHAEIVGFGSNADGAHSTRPEQVTMRRAMELALEDAGLPTAAIGYVNGHGTATEQGDIAETLATSELFGARMPISSQKSFLGHTLGACGALESWFSIEMLKRDRYIHTLNLDAVDPQCGELDYLKGEPRVMSHEYVMNNNFAFGGVNTSLIFRRWA is encoded by the coding sequence ATGAAACGCGTGGTCGTCACCGGCATGTCTGGCATCACTTCTCTGGGCAGCGACTGGGACAGCATCGAAGCCAACTTCAGCGCCAACCGCAGCGGCATCCGGCGGATGGACGAGTGGGACCGTTTCAGCGAGCTGAATACCCGGCTGGCCGGGCCTGTGGATAACTTCGAAGTGCCTGCACACTGGACGCGCAAGCAGTTGCGCAGCATGGGTCGGGTCTCGCGGCTGGTGGTCGCCGCGTCCGAGCAAGCCCTGAGCGATGCCGGGTTGCTCAACGACCCGATCATTCGTGACGGGCGCATGGGCACCGCCTGCGGCTCTTCCACCGGCAGTACCGAAGAGATCAAAGCGTTCGGCAACATGCTGCTCAACTCGGTAGCCGATGGCCTGAACGCCAATTCCTATGTGCGCATGATGCCGCACACCACAGCGGCGAATATCAGCATCTTCTTCGGCCTTACCGGGCGTCTGATTCCAACCTCCAGCGCCTGCACCAGTGGCAGCCAGGGCATCGGCTACGCCTATGAGGCGATCAAGTTCGGCCGCTTGCCGATGATGCTGGCCGGCGGTGGCGAAGAGCTCTGCCCGACCGAGGCGATGGTGTTTGACGCCCTGTATGCCACCAGCCTGAAGAACGATGCACCGCACACCAGCCCACGGCCCTACGACAGTGGTCGCGACGGCCTGGTCATCGGTGAAGGCGCTGGCATGCTGGTGCTTGAAGAACTGGAACATGCCCTGGCGCGCGGGGCCCGGATTCATGCCGAGATCGTCGGCTTCGGCAGTAATGCCGACGGTGCCCACAGCACCCGCCCCGAACAAGTGACCATGCGCCGGGCCATGGAACTGGCGCTGGAAGATGCCGGCCTGCCAACGGCGGCCATCGGTTACGTCAATGGCCACGGCACCGCCACCGAACAGGGCGATATCGCCGAAACCCTGGCCACCAGCGAACTGTTCGGCGCCAGAATGCCCATCAGTTCACAGAAAAGCTTTCTCGGCCACACATTGGGCGCCTGTGGGGCACTTGAGTCGTGGTTCAGCATCGAAATGCTCAAGCGTGACCGCTACATCCATACCCTGAACCTGGATGCAGTCGATCCGCAGTGTGGCGAACTCGATTACCTCAAAGGTGAACCCCGGGTGATGAGCCACGAGTATGTGATGAATAACAATTTCGCCTTCGGCGGGGTCAACACCTCGTTGATTTTCCGTCGCTGGGCTTGA
- a CDS encoding ApeP family dehydratase produces the protein MIDWPIAELVPHAADMILIDQVLAFDDETIQTRLTVRPDGPFNRPDGSLPAWIGIELMAQSVAAFAGCQARLRGEPVQLGFLLGTRKYECNVEHFPHGSELTIHARRSLQDDSGMGVFECTLSGPDIEVFARLNVYCPPNAADYLAEGAVND, from the coding sequence ATGATCGACTGGCCGATCGCCGAACTGGTGCCGCACGCTGCTGACATGATTCTTATCGATCAGGTGCTGGCCTTCGACGACGAAACCATCCAGACCCGCCTGACGGTTCGCCCCGATGGCCCCTTCAACCGCCCTGACGGCAGCCTGCCGGCATGGATCGGCATCGAACTGATGGCCCAGAGCGTGGCGGCGTTTGCCGGCTGCCAGGCGCGCTTGCGCGGCGAGCCGGTGCAACTGGGTTTTCTGCTCGGCACCCGCAAGTACGAATGCAACGTCGAACACTTCCCCCATGGTAGCGAACTGACCATCCACGCCCGGCGTTCATTGCAGGACGACAGTGGCATGGGTGTGTTCGAATGCACCTTGAGCGGCCCGGACATCGAAGTGTTTGCCCGCCTCAATGTCTATTGCCCACCCAACGCTGCCGACTATCTGGCCGAAGGAGCCGTTAATGACTGA
- the fabG gene encoding 3-oxoacyl-ACP reductase FabG — MTDTILVTGSSRGIGRAIALRLARSGYDLVLHCRSGRAEADAVQAEIHALGRQARVLQFDVSDRAACKTLLEQDVETHGAYYGVVLNAGLTRDGAFPALGDDDWDQVLRTNLDGFYNVLHPLSMPMIRRRAAGRIVCITSVSGLIGNRGQVNYSASKAGLIGAAKALAIELAKRKITVNCVAPGLIDTAMLDDNVPVEELLKMIPAQRMGTPEEVAGAVNFLMSAEAAYITRQVLAVNGGLC; from the coding sequence ATGACTGACACGATTCTGGTCACCGGTTCAAGCCGCGGCATCGGCCGGGCCATCGCCCTGCGCCTGGCAAGGTCTGGTTACGACCTGGTGCTGCATTGCCGTAGCGGCCGGGCCGAGGCCGACGCGGTCCAGGCTGAAATTCACGCCTTGGGCCGTCAGGCGCGGGTGCTGCAGTTCGATGTGTCCGACCGAGCCGCCTGCAAGACCCTGCTTGAGCAGGACGTGGAAACCCATGGCGCTTATTACGGCGTGGTACTCAACGCCGGGCTGACCCGCGACGGCGCCTTCCCGGCCTTGGGCGATGACGACTGGGACCAGGTGCTGCGCACCAACCTGGACGGCTTCTACAACGTGCTGCACCCGCTGAGCATGCCGATGATCCGCCGCCGCGCCGCCGGCCGGATTGTCTGCATCACCTCGGTGTCCGGGCTGATCGGCAACCGTGGCCAGGTCAACTACAGTGCCTCCAAAGCCGGACTGATCGGCGCCGCCAAGGCGCTGGCCATCGAACTGGCCAAGCGCAAGATCACCGTCAACTGCGTGGCCCCGGGCCTGATCGACACGGCAATGCTGGATGACAACGTGCCCGTCGAAGAACTGCTGAAAATGATCCCCGCACAGCGCATGGGCACTCCGGAAGAAGTCGCCGGCGCGGTGAATTTCCTGATGTCTGCCGAAGCGGCTTACATCACCCGCCAGGTTCTGGCCGTCAACGGAGGCCTGTGCTGA